From one Danio rerio strain Tuebingen ecotype United States chromosome 19, GRCz12tu, whole genome shotgun sequence genomic stretch:
- the thrap3b gene encoding thyroid hormone receptor-associated protein 3b isoform X7, whose amino-acid sequence MMFLAEKKKPSDRDNGRGESLSLGEADNEKSGKEEYRQELKERKAEEETKYKEKTLVTMRDLTEERFGKWDDSVYLSSKESSRRDEDVEEELDEELYRSRKHASRKEEKAAKKKEKKKSRISCSPSSPPSSGGRPLFPVVREASPPVKSSAKKEPQFNFSIKAFTGDGEGSSGALTKERRLSRDLVHPGKKDQDDFRSIFQHIQSAQLRRSPSELFAQHIVTIVHHIKAQHFKSSGMTLNERFGIYQRKAAEVEMMKPKKSPEIHRRIDVSPSAFKKHSQMFEDFEESGYKDHGKRHEGDSLDLRLAIERRKKDPKREGGKSSAGSRTPSHELSPERSSKQKKSKKSKKKRERSPSSSSSSSSSPSPRPYRGKEYSEEHMEGGFNKARLGSRDYPGPMERGPRDYEGYMERGYERDRGGYDRGGYDRGRGGYDRGFPRMRGRGWNRGNYPGNNPNINPPNMGGPPRPPDEEWDPEYTPKSRKYFQHDDRDKEGEMKWLDTRGRGRGNFPRARGTFMVRKSGGSPKWTHDMFQGNMEEGEIEGGSEHKDEDKPGENPASKP is encoded by the exons atGAT GTTTTTGGCAGAAAAGAAAAAGCCTTCAGACAGGGATAATGGCAGGGGGGAATCTTTAAGCTTGGGCGAAGCTGACAACGAGAAGAGTGGCA AAGAGGAGTATCGGCAGGAACTGAAGGAGAGGAAGGCTGAGGAGGAGACAAAGTATAAAGAAAAAACCCTTGTCACGATGCGGGACTTAACTGAAGAGCGCTTCGGGAAATGGGACGACTCCGTTTATCTGTCCAGCAAAGAATCATCAAGGAGGGATGAAGATGTCGAAGAGGAACTGGATGAGGAACTTTATCGCAGTCGGAAACATGCGTCCAGAAAAGAAGAGAAGGCCGCcaagaagaaagaaaagaaaaaaagtaggATCAGTTGCAGTCCATCTTCTCCGCCGTCATCTGGAGGCAGGCCACTGTTTCCAGTTGTAAGAGAGGCTTCACCACCAGTTAAATCTTCAGCCAAGAAAGAGCCACAGTTTAATTTTAGTATCAAGGCATTTACTGGTGATGGAGAAGG CTCGTCAGGTGCATTAACTAAAGAGAGGCGTTTGTCACGGGATCTTGTGCACCCTGGTAAAAAAGATCAGGATGACTTTCGCTCAATCTTCCAGCATATTCAGTCTGCTCAGCTTCGCAGAAGCCCTTCAGAGCTGTTTGCTCAACACATAGTGACCATAGTACATCACATTAAAG CTCAACATTTCAAGTCATCTGGGATGACTCTGAATGAGCGTTTTGGAATATACCAAAGAAAAGCGGCAGAGGTCGAAATGATGAAGCCAAAAAAGAGTCCTGAGATCCACAG GCGAATCGATGTGTCTCCCAGTGCTTTTAAGAAGCACTCTCAGATGTTTGAGGATTTCGAAGAGAGCGGCTACAAG GATCATGGCAAAAGGCATGAAGGCGACTCATTGGACCTCCGTTTGGCTATTGAGCGCCGTAAAAAGGATCCTAAACGAGAAGGGGGAAAGAGTTCAGCTGGCTCACGCACACCCAGCCATGAACTCTCCCCCGAAAGATCCTCCAAACAAAAGAAATCCAA GAAAAGCAAAAAGAAACGAGAGCGCTctccttcctcctcctcctcttcgtcCTCCTCTCCCTCCCCGCGTCCGTACAGAGGGAAGGAGTACTCTGAGGAGCACATGGAGGGAGGCTTTAACAAGGCCCGCCTGGGGTCACGGGACTACCCCGGGCCCATGGAGCGCGGCCCTCGGGACTATGAGGGCTACATGGAGAGGGGTTACGAGAGGGACAGAGGCGGATATGATCGAGGAGGATATGACAGGGGTCGTGGAGGTTATGACCGGGGCTTT CCCAGAATGAGAGGAAGAGGATGGAACCGTGGAAATTACCCAGGCAACAACCCCAACATCAACCCCCCGAATATGGGTGGCCCCCCGCGTCCCCCAGATGAGGAGTGGGACCCTGAATACACCCCCAAAAGTCGAAAATACTTCCAG CACGACGACCGGGACAAGGAGGGGGAGATGAAGTGGCTGGACACAAGGGGACGCGGAAGAGGGAATTTTCCACGTGCCAGAGGCACCTTCATGGTTCGAAAGAGTGGTGGCAGCCCAAAGTGGACCCACGACATGTTCCAGGGCAACATGGAAGAGGGAGAGATTGAGGGAGGCTCAGAGCACAAAGATGAAGATAAACCTGGGGAAAACCCTGCTTCTAAGCCATAG
- the thrap3b gene encoding thyroid hormone receptor-associated protein 3b isoform X3, with the protein MADLLTHSVQKTTLGYAEMSKPPNSASRSRSRSRSRTRSRTYSRSHSRSRSRSRSRKRRYSSRSRSRSHSRERNYPSRDFQGNRGYNRGFRGYRRPFQYNRGRGRGFFPRGNYHRGGSNYGYRSNNWHGHRDQQQPYDHSYSPRRGRSRSHSPRKRSPSRSRSRHSNRSSSGRSRRSSSSSHSRSPRPRNSSTGRPHSKDGKDRGSPGESKGAAKEASKPTGSPPEESGKWEGMTDYDASPKRTAASAGPSDIKVSLSGNSGNGGSLWRSIGPASKSPPAKTSTSTGFGFFSKEDMKTEDKSASISTAFKKFLAEKKKPSDRDNGRGESLSLGEADNEKSGKEEYRQELKERKAEEETKYKEKTLVTMRDLTEERFGKWDDSVYLSSKESSRRDEDVEEELDEELYRSRKHASRKEEKAAKKKEKKKSRISCSPSSPPSSGGRPLFPVVREASPPVKSSAKKEPQFNFSIKAFTGDGEGSSGALTKERRLSRDLVHPGKKDQDDFRSIFQHIQSAQLRRSPSELFAQHIVTIVHHIKAQHFKSSGMTLNERFGIYQRKAAEVEMMKPKKSPEIHRRIDVSPSAFKKHSQMFEDFEESGYKDHGKRHEGDSLDLRLAIERRKKDPKREGGKSSAGSRTPSHELSPERSSKQKKSKKSKKKRERSPSSSSSSSSSPSPRPYRGKEYSEEHMEGGFNKARLGSRDYPGPMERGPRDYEGYMERGYERDRGGYDRGGYDRGRGGYDRGFPRMRGRGWNRGNYPGNNPNINPPNMGGPPRPPDEEWDPEYTPKSRKYFQHDDRDKEGEMKWLDTRGRGRGNFPRARGTFMVRKSGGSPKWTHDMFQGNMEEGEIEGGSEHKDEDKPGENPASKP; encoded by the exons atggcggatctgttgacgcattccgtccaaaagacaacattagg GTACGCAGAGATGTCCAAGCCTCCAAATTCTGCTTCTCGCTCCCGGTCCAGGTCTAGGTCTAGAACCAGATCAAGGACCTACTCCCGATCTCACTCGAGGAGTCGCTCTCGCTCGAGGTCAAGAAAGCGTCGCTACAG TTCTAGATCAAGATCCCGTTCACATAGCAGGGAGAGGAACTATCCTTCTAGAGATTTCCAGGGCAATCGTGGGTACAACCGCGGTTTTCGTGGCTACCGGAGACCTTTTCAGTACAACCGGGGTAGAGGGCGTGGATTCTTCCCACGAGGTAACTATCACAGGGGTGGTAGCAACTATGGTTACCGTTCCAACAACTGGCACGGCCATAGAGACCAACAGCAGCCGTACGACCACTCGTACAGCCCTAGAAGAGGGCGCTCTCGTTCCCACTCACCACGAAAACGGTCACCAAGCCGGAGCCGCTCTCGCCATTCCAATAGATCATCTTCTGGCCGTTCCAGACGCTCCAGCTCTTCCTCCCACTCCCGATCTCCACGTCCACGCAACTCCAGCACCGGGCGACCCCATTCTAAAGATGGCAAAGACAGGGGATCACCAGGTGAGAGCAAGGGAGCTGCTAAAGAAGCATCCAAACCTACAGGAAGCCCCCCAGAGGAGTCCGGCAAGTGGGAAGGCATGACAGACTACGATGCCAGTCCCAAACGCACTGCTGCATCTGCTGGTCCATCAGACATCAAAGTGTCACTTTCTGGAAATTCCGGCAATGGTGGTTCACTCTGGCGAAGCATCGGCCCTGCTAGTAAAAGTCCACCAGCAAAGACGTCAACCTCAACTGGCTTTGGCTTCTTCTCAAAGGAAGACATGAAGACGGAAGACAAGTCTGCCTCCATCTCGACGGCTTTCAAGAA GTTTTTGGCAGAAAAGAAAAAGCCTTCAGACAGGGATAATGGCAGGGGGGAATCTTTAAGCTTGGGCGAAGCTGACAACGAGAAGAGTGGCA AAGAGGAGTATCGGCAGGAACTGAAGGAGAGGAAGGCTGAGGAGGAGACAAAGTATAAAGAAAAAACCCTTGTCACGATGCGGGACTTAACTGAAGAGCGCTTCGGGAAATGGGACGACTCCGTTTATCTGTCCAGCAAAGAATCATCAAGGAGGGATGAAGATGTCGAAGAGGAACTGGATGAGGAACTTTATCGCAGTCGGAAACATGCGTCCAGAAAAGAAGAGAAGGCCGCcaagaagaaagaaaagaaaaaaagtaggATCAGTTGCAGTCCATCTTCTCCGCCGTCATCTGGAGGCAGGCCACTGTTTCCAGTTGTAAGAGAGGCTTCACCACCAGTTAAATCTTCAGCCAAGAAAGAGCCACAGTTTAATTTTAGTATCAAGGCATTTACTGGTGATGGAGAAGG CTCGTCAGGTGCATTAACTAAAGAGAGGCGTTTGTCACGGGATCTTGTGCACCCTGGTAAAAAAGATCAGGATGACTTTCGCTCAATCTTCCAGCATATTCAGTCTGCTCAGCTTCGCAGAAGCCCTTCAGAGCTGTTTGCTCAACACATAGTGACCATAGTACATCACATTAAAG CTCAACATTTCAAGTCATCTGGGATGACTCTGAATGAGCGTTTTGGAATATACCAAAGAAAAGCGGCAGAGGTCGAAATGATGAAGCCAAAAAAGAGTCCTGAGATCCACAG GCGAATCGATGTGTCTCCCAGTGCTTTTAAGAAGCACTCTCAGATGTTTGAGGATTTCGAAGAGAGCGGCTACAAG GATCATGGCAAAAGGCATGAAGGCGACTCATTGGACCTCCGTTTGGCTATTGAGCGCCGTAAAAAGGATCCTAAACGAGAAGGGGGAAAGAGTTCAGCTGGCTCACGCACACCCAGCCATGAACTCTCCCCCGAAAGATCCTCCAAACAAAAGAAATCCAA GAAAAGCAAAAAGAAACGAGAGCGCTctccttcctcctcctcctcttcgtcCTCCTCTCCCTCCCCGCGTCCGTACAGAGGGAAGGAGTACTCTGAGGAGCACATGGAGGGAGGCTTTAACAAGGCCCGCCTGGGGTCACGGGACTACCCCGGGCCCATGGAGCGCGGCCCTCGGGACTATGAGGGCTACATGGAGAGGGGTTACGAGAGGGACAGAGGCGGATATGATCGAGGAGGATATGACAGGGGTCGTGGAGGTTATGACCGGGGCTTT CCCAGAATGAGAGGAAGAGGATGGAACCGTGGAAATTACCCAGGCAACAACCCCAACATCAACCCCCCGAATATGGGTGGCCCCCCGCGTCCCCCAGATGAGGAGTGGGACCCTGAATACACCCCCAAAAGTCGAAAATACTTCCAG CACGACGACCGGGACAAGGAGGGGGAGATGAAGTGGCTGGACACAAGGGGACGCGGAAGAGGGAATTTTCCACGTGCCAGAGGCACCTTCATGGTTCGAAAGAGTGGTGGCAGCCCAAAGTGGACCCACGACATGTTCCAGGGCAACATGGAAGAGGGAGAGATTGAGGGAGGCTCAGAGCACAAAGATGAAGATAAACCTGGGGAAAACCCTGCTTCTAAGCCATAG
- the thrap3b gene encoding thyroid hormone receptor-associated protein 3b isoform X4 produces the protein MSKPPNSASRSRSRSRSRTRSRTYSRSHSRSRSRSRSRKRRYSSRSRSRSHSRERNYPSRDFQGNRGYNRGFRGYRRPFQYNRGRGRGFFPRGNYHRGGSNYGYRSNNWHGHRDQQQPYDHSYSPRRGRSRSHSPRKRSPSRSRSRHSNRSSSGRSRRSSSSSHSRSPRPRNSSTGRPHSKDGKDRGSPGESKGAAKEASKPTGSPPEESGKWEGMTDYDASPKRTAASAGPSDIKVSLSGNSGNGGSLWRSIGPASKSPPAKTSTSTGFGFFSKEDMKTEDKSASISTAFKKFLAEKKKPSDRDNGRGESLSLGEADNEKSGKEEYRQELKERKAEEETKYKEKTLVTMRDLTEERFGKWDDSVYLSSKESSRRDEDVEEELDEELYRSRKHASRKEEKAAKKKEKKKSRISCSPSSPPSSGGRPLFPVVREASPPVKSSAKKEPQFNFSIKAFTGDGEGSSGALTKERRLSRDLVHPGKKDQDDFRSIFQHIQSAQLRRSPSELFAQHIVTIVHHIKAQHFKSSGMTLNERFGIYQRKAAEVEMMKPKKSPEIHRRIDVSPSAFKKHSQMFEDFEESGYKDHGKRHEGDSLDLRLAIERRKKDPKREGGKSSAGSRTPSHELSPERSSKQKKSKKSKKKRERSPSSSSSSSSSPSPRPYRGKEYSEEHMEGGFNKARLGSRDYPGPMERGPRDYEGYMERGYERDRGGYDRGGYDRGRGGYDRGFPRMRGRGWNRGNYPGNNPNINPPNMGGPPRPPDEEWDPEYTPKSRKYFQHDDRDKEGEMKWLDTRGRGRGNFPRARGTFMVRKSGGSPKWTHDMFQGNMEEGEIEGGSEHKDEDKPGENPASKP, from the exons ATGTCCAAGCCTCCAAATTCTGCTTCTCGCTCCCGGTCCAGGTCTAGGTCTAGAACCAGATCAAGGACCTACTCCCGATCTCACTCGAGGAGTCGCTCTCGCTCGAGGTCAAGAAAGCGTCGCTACAG TTCTAGATCAAGATCCCGTTCACATAGCAGGGAGAGGAACTATCCTTCTAGAGATTTCCAGGGCAATCGTGGGTACAACCGCGGTTTTCGTGGCTACCGGAGACCTTTTCAGTACAACCGGGGTAGAGGGCGTGGATTCTTCCCACGAGGTAACTATCACAGGGGTGGTAGCAACTATGGTTACCGTTCCAACAACTGGCACGGCCATAGAGACCAACAGCAGCCGTACGACCACTCGTACAGCCCTAGAAGAGGGCGCTCTCGTTCCCACTCACCACGAAAACGGTCACCAAGCCGGAGCCGCTCTCGCCATTCCAATAGATCATCTTCTGGCCGTTCCAGACGCTCCAGCTCTTCCTCCCACTCCCGATCTCCACGTCCACGCAACTCCAGCACCGGGCGACCCCATTCTAAAGATGGCAAAGACAGGGGATCACCAGGTGAGAGCAAGGGAGCTGCTAAAGAAGCATCCAAACCTACAGGAAGCCCCCCAGAGGAGTCCGGCAAGTGGGAAGGCATGACAGACTACGATGCCAGTCCCAAACGCACTGCTGCATCTGCTGGTCCATCAGACATCAAAGTGTCACTTTCTGGAAATTCCGGCAATGGTGGTTCACTCTGGCGAAGCATCGGCCCTGCTAGTAAAAGTCCACCAGCAAAGACGTCAACCTCAACTGGCTTTGGCTTCTTCTCAAAGGAAGACATGAAGACGGAAGACAAGTCTGCCTCCATCTCGACGGCTTTCAAGAA GTTTTTGGCAGAAAAGAAAAAGCCTTCAGACAGGGATAATGGCAGGGGGGAATCTTTAAGCTTGGGCGAAGCTGACAACGAGAAGAGTGGCA AAGAGGAGTATCGGCAGGAACTGAAGGAGAGGAAGGCTGAGGAGGAGACAAAGTATAAAGAAAAAACCCTTGTCACGATGCGGGACTTAACTGAAGAGCGCTTCGGGAAATGGGACGACTCCGTTTATCTGTCCAGCAAAGAATCATCAAGGAGGGATGAAGATGTCGAAGAGGAACTGGATGAGGAACTTTATCGCAGTCGGAAACATGCGTCCAGAAAAGAAGAGAAGGCCGCcaagaagaaagaaaagaaaaaaagtaggATCAGTTGCAGTCCATCTTCTCCGCCGTCATCTGGAGGCAGGCCACTGTTTCCAGTTGTAAGAGAGGCTTCACCACCAGTTAAATCTTCAGCCAAGAAAGAGCCACAGTTTAATTTTAGTATCAAGGCATTTACTGGTGATGGAGAAGG CTCGTCAGGTGCATTAACTAAAGAGAGGCGTTTGTCACGGGATCTTGTGCACCCTGGTAAAAAAGATCAGGATGACTTTCGCTCAATCTTCCAGCATATTCAGTCTGCTCAGCTTCGCAGAAGCCCTTCAGAGCTGTTTGCTCAACACATAGTGACCATAGTACATCACATTAAAG CTCAACATTTCAAGTCATCTGGGATGACTCTGAATGAGCGTTTTGGAATATACCAAAGAAAAGCGGCAGAGGTCGAAATGATGAAGCCAAAAAAGAGTCCTGAGATCCACAG GCGAATCGATGTGTCTCCCAGTGCTTTTAAGAAGCACTCTCAGATGTTTGAGGATTTCGAAGAGAGCGGCTACAAG GATCATGGCAAAAGGCATGAAGGCGACTCATTGGACCTCCGTTTGGCTATTGAGCGCCGTAAAAAGGATCCTAAACGAGAAGGGGGAAAGAGTTCAGCTGGCTCACGCACACCCAGCCATGAACTCTCCCCCGAAAGATCCTCCAAACAAAAGAAATCCAA GAAAAGCAAAAAGAAACGAGAGCGCTctccttcctcctcctcctcttcgtcCTCCTCTCCCTCCCCGCGTCCGTACAGAGGGAAGGAGTACTCTGAGGAGCACATGGAGGGAGGCTTTAACAAGGCCCGCCTGGGGTCACGGGACTACCCCGGGCCCATGGAGCGCGGCCCTCGGGACTATGAGGGCTACATGGAGAGGGGTTACGAGAGGGACAGAGGCGGATATGATCGAGGAGGATATGACAGGGGTCGTGGAGGTTATGACCGGGGCTTT CCCAGAATGAGAGGAAGAGGATGGAACCGTGGAAATTACCCAGGCAACAACCCCAACATCAACCCCCCGAATATGGGTGGCCCCCCGCGTCCCCCAGATGAGGAGTGGGACCCTGAATACACCCCCAAAAGTCGAAAATACTTCCAG CACGACGACCGGGACAAGGAGGGGGAGATGAAGTGGCTGGACACAAGGGGACGCGGAAGAGGGAATTTTCCACGTGCCAGAGGCACCTTCATGGTTCGAAAGAGTGGTGGCAGCCCAAAGTGGACCCACGACATGTTCCAGGGCAACATGGAAGAGGGAGAGATTGAGGGAGGCTCAGAGCACAAAGATGAAGATAAACCTGGGGAAAACCCTGCTTCTAAGCCATAG
- the thrap3b gene encoding thyroid hormone receptor-associated protein 3b isoform X6 has protein sequence MMFLAEKKKPSDRDNGRGESLSLGEADNEKSGSKSRSTFNTSDSPYDGSKTDKVLPFLDPEEEEYRQELKERKAEEETKYKEKTLVTMRDLTEERFGKWDDSVYLSSKESSRRDEDVEEELDEELYRSRKHASRKEEKAAKKKEKKKSRISCSPSSPPSSGGRPLFPVVREASPPVKSSAKKEPQFNFSIKAFTGDGEGSSGALTKERRLSRDLVHPGKKDQDDFRSIFQHIQSAQLRRSPSELFAQHIVTIVHHIKAQHFKSSGMTLNERFGIYQRKAAEVEMMKPKKSPEIHRRIDVSPSAFKKHSQMFEDFEESGYKDHGKRHEGDSLDLRLAIERRKKDPKREGGKSSAGSRTPSHELSPERSSKQKKSKKSKKKRERSPSSSSSSSSSPSPRPYRGKEYSEEHMEGGFNKARLGSRDYPGPMERGPRDYEGYMERGYERDRGGYDRGGYDRGRGGYDRGFPRMRGRGWNRGNYPGNNPNINPPNMGGPPRPPDEEWDPEYTPKSRKYFQHDDRDKEGEMKWLDTRGRGRGNFPRARGTFMVRKSGGSPKWTHDMFQGNMEEGEIEGGSEHKDEDKPGENPASKP, from the exons atGAT GTTTTTGGCAGAAAAGAAAAAGCCTTCAGACAGGGATAATGGCAGGGGGGAATCTTTAAGCTTGGGCGAAGCTGACAACGAGAAGAGTGGCAGTAAGTCAAGAAGCACATTTAACACATCCGATTCTCCCTATGATGGTTCAAAGACTGACAAAGTTCTTCCGTTTTTGGATCCTGAAGAAGAGGAGTATCGGCAGGAACTGAAGGAGAGGAAGGCTGAGGAGGAGACAAAGTATAAAGAAAAAACCCTTGTCACGATGCGGGACTTAACTGAAGAGCGCTTCGGGAAATGGGACGACTCCGTTTATCTGTCCAGCAAAGAATCATCAAGGAGGGATGAAGATGTCGAAGAGGAACTGGATGAGGAACTTTATCGCAGTCGGAAACATGCGTCCAGAAAAGAAGAGAAGGCCGCcaagaagaaagaaaagaaaaaaagtaggATCAGTTGCAGTCCATCTTCTCCGCCGTCATCTGGAGGCAGGCCACTGTTTCCAGTTGTAAGAGAGGCTTCACCACCAGTTAAATCTTCAGCCAAGAAAGAGCCACAGTTTAATTTTAGTATCAAGGCATTTACTGGTGATGGAGAAGG CTCGTCAGGTGCATTAACTAAAGAGAGGCGTTTGTCACGGGATCTTGTGCACCCTGGTAAAAAAGATCAGGATGACTTTCGCTCAATCTTCCAGCATATTCAGTCTGCTCAGCTTCGCAGAAGCCCTTCAGAGCTGTTTGCTCAACACATAGTGACCATAGTACATCACATTAAAG CTCAACATTTCAAGTCATCTGGGATGACTCTGAATGAGCGTTTTGGAATATACCAAAGAAAAGCGGCAGAGGTCGAAATGATGAAGCCAAAAAAGAGTCCTGAGATCCACAG GCGAATCGATGTGTCTCCCAGTGCTTTTAAGAAGCACTCTCAGATGTTTGAGGATTTCGAAGAGAGCGGCTACAAG GATCATGGCAAAAGGCATGAAGGCGACTCATTGGACCTCCGTTTGGCTATTGAGCGCCGTAAAAAGGATCCTAAACGAGAAGGGGGAAAGAGTTCAGCTGGCTCACGCACACCCAGCCATGAACTCTCCCCCGAAAGATCCTCCAAACAAAAGAAATCCAA GAAAAGCAAAAAGAAACGAGAGCGCTctccttcctcctcctcctcttcgtcCTCCTCTCCCTCCCCGCGTCCGTACAGAGGGAAGGAGTACTCTGAGGAGCACATGGAGGGAGGCTTTAACAAGGCCCGCCTGGGGTCACGGGACTACCCCGGGCCCATGGAGCGCGGCCCTCGGGACTATGAGGGCTACATGGAGAGGGGTTACGAGAGGGACAGAGGCGGATATGATCGAGGAGGATATGACAGGGGTCGTGGAGGTTATGACCGGGGCTTT CCCAGAATGAGAGGAAGAGGATGGAACCGTGGAAATTACCCAGGCAACAACCCCAACATCAACCCCCCGAATATGGGTGGCCCCCCGCGTCCCCCAGATGAGGAGTGGGACCCTGAATACACCCCCAAAAGTCGAAAATACTTCCAG CACGACGACCGGGACAAGGAGGGGGAGATGAAGTGGCTGGACACAAGGGGACGCGGAAGAGGGAATTTTCCACGTGCCAGAGGCACCTTCATGGTTCGAAAGAGTGGTGGCAGCCCAAAGTGGACCCACGACATGTTCCAGGGCAACATGGAAGAGGGAGAGATTGAGGGAGGCTCAGAGCACAAAGATGAAGATAAACCTGGGGAAAACCCTGCTTCTAAGCCATAG